One window from the genome of Dasypus novemcinctus isolate mDasNov1 chromosome 26, mDasNov1.1.hap2, whole genome shotgun sequence encodes:
- the ACOX2 gene encoding peroxisomal acyl-coenzyme A oxidase 2 isoform X2, whose protein sequence is MWNVSPTSLTKGPRTLQSGENIIYSDPVFNMKDNYFMTQNERYKAAVQKRVHSLMTMQRLGWPKDGPQMNYIYRALSGEIVFILHYIFLKSLESLGSEEQIAKWHPLCQEYQIIATYAQTELGHGSYLPGLETEATYDPATQEFEIHSPTMTATKWWPGDMGRSATHALVLAQLICSGARQGMHAFIVPIRSLEDHTPLPGITVGDIGPKMDLNHLDNGFLRLDHVRVPRENMLNRFAQVLPDGTYVKFGKPQSNYLTMVVTRVAMLSGEIIMQLQKACVIAIRYSVVRRQSRLRPSDPEAKILDYQTQQQKLFPPLAMAYAFHFTGLSIMEFFKCSHDAILNKDFDLLPELHALSAGLKALMTDLCVQAAEMCRRACGGHGYSMLSGLPSVVTTLIAACTYEGENTVLYLQTARFLVKNCLKAQVPPGTTSQKSLPQSVTYLAVPSLARCPAQRAADFLCPELYTTAWAHVAARLIKDSVHHLQTLTQSGADKHDAWNRTTVLHVQAAKAHCYYVVVKSFTEVIEKLEKEPAIQQVLKPLCDLFALHGLLTNAGDFLHDGFLSGAQADMARTAYLDLLLLIRKDAILLTDAFDFTDQSLNSALGCYDGNVYERLFEWVQRSPTNTEPNPAYEKYLRPLIQRGRSKL, encoded by the exons ATGTGGAACGTCTCACCAACATCCTTGACGAAGGGGCCCAGAACACTGCAATCCGGAG AGAACATCATCTACAGTGACCCAGTGTTCAACATGAAGGATAATTATTTCATGACCCAGAATGAACGTTACAAGGCCGCCGTTCAGAAGAGAGTCCACAGTCTGATGACAATGCAACGCCTGGGCTGGCCAAAGGATGGTCCCCAAATGAACTATATTTACAG AGCTCTTTCTGGAGAGATCGTCTTCATTTTACACTATATCTTCCTAAAATCCCTTGAGAGCCTGGGCTCAGAGGAGCAGATTGCCAAATGGCACCCGCTCTGCCAAGAGTACCAGATCATCGCTACATATGCCCAGACAGAACTGGGACACG GGTCATATCTTCCGGGCCTGGAGACTGAAGCCACCTATGACCCAGCCACCCAAGAGTTTGAGATTCACAGCCCCACGATGACTGCCACCAAGTGGTGGCCTGGGGACA TGGGACGGTCGGCCACCCACGCCCTGGTCCTGGCCCAGCTGATCTGCTCGGGGGCCCGGCAAGGCATGCACGCCTTTATCGTGCCCATCCGGAGCCTCGAGGACCACACCCCACTTCCAG GAATCACTGTTGGAGACATTGGGCCCAAGATGGACTTAAACCATTTAGACAATGGCTTCCTGCGGCTGGACCACGTGCGGGTCCCCAGGGAGAACATGCTGAATCGCTTTGCACAG GTCTTGCCAGATGGCACCTACGTAAAATTCGGGAAGCCACAGAGCAACTACCTTACCATGGTGGTGACACGAGTGGCGATGCTATCGGGCGAGATCATAATGCAGCTGCAGAAGGCTTGTGTCATCGCCATACGCTACTCAGTCGTCCGCCGCCAATCCCGGCTCCGGCCCAG TGACCCGGAGGCAAAAATCCTGGACTACCAGACGCAGCAACAGAAACTCTTTCCTCCACTGGCCATGGCCTATGCTTTCCATTTCACAGGACTCAGCATCATGGAATTCTTCAAATGCTCCCATGATGCCATTCTGAACAAAGACTTTGACCTCTTGCCAGAG CTCCACGCCCTGAGTGCAGGTCTGAAGGCCCTGATGACGGACTTGTGTGTCCAGGCGGCGGAGATGTGCCGCAGGGCCTGTGGTGGGCATGGCTACTCGATGCTGAGTGGCCTGCCATCCGTGGTCACCACGCTGATAGCCGCCTGCACCTACGAGGGGGAGAATACCGTGCTCTACCTGCAGACGGCCAG GTTTCTGGTGAAGAACTGCCTGAAGGCTCAGGTGCCCCCAGGCACCACATCGCAGAAGTCTCTCCCTCAGTCTGTCACCTATCTCGCCGTGCCCAGCCTGGCCAGGTGCCCAGCCCAGCGGGCAGCCGACTTCCTCTGCCCAGAGCTCTACACCACGGCTTGGGCACACGTGGCAGCCAG GCTCATAAAGGACTCAGTGCATCATTTACAGACCCTGACACAATCCGGGGCCGACAAGCATGACGCGTGGAACCGGACCACTGTCCTACATGTGCAGGCTGCTAAG GCACACTGCTACTATGTCGTCGTGAAGAGTTTTACAGAAGTCATAGAAAAACTGGAAAAGGAGCCAGCAATTCAGCAGGTGCTCAAACCCCTCTGCGACCTCTTTGCCTTACATGGCTTGTTGACTAATGCAGGCGACTTTCTCCATGATGGCTTCCTGTCTGGGGCCCAAGCAGACATGGCGAGAACAGCCTACCTGGACCTCCTCCTCCTGATTCG GAAGGATGCCATCTTATTAACTGATGCTTTTGACTTCACTGACCAGAGTTTAAATTCAGCACTTGGCTGCTATGATGGAAATGTCTATGAACGCCTGTTCGAATGGGTTCAGAGGTCACCAACCAATACTGAG CCGAACCCTGCCTATGAGAAATATTTAAGACCGCTAATACAAAGGGGGAGATCCAAGCTGTGA
- the ACOX2 gene encoding peroxisomal acyl-coenzyme A oxidase 2 isoform X1, translating to MGSPVHRVSFRDAWSRQVNPDIESERGEPSFDVERLTNILDEGAQNTAIRRQVENIIYSDPVFNMKDNYFMTQNERYKAAVQKRVHSLMTMQRLGWPKDGPQMNYIYRALSGEIVFILHYIFLKSLESLGSEEQIAKWHPLCQEYQIIATYAQTELGHGSYLPGLETEATYDPATQEFEIHSPTMTATKWWPGDMGRSATHALVLAQLICSGARQGMHAFIVPIRSLEDHTPLPGITVGDIGPKMDLNHLDNGFLRLDHVRVPRENMLNRFAQVLPDGTYVKFGKPQSNYLTMVVTRVAMLSGEIIMQLQKACVIAIRYSVVRRQSRLRPSDPEAKILDYQTQQQKLFPPLAMAYAFHFTGLSIMEFFKCSHDAILNKDFDLLPELHALSAGLKALMTDLCVQAAEMCRRACGGHGYSMLSGLPSVVTTLIAACTYEGENTVLYLQTARFLVKNCLKAQVPPGTTSQKSLPQSVTYLAVPSLARCPAQRAADFLCPELYTTAWAHVAARLIKDSVHHLQTLTQSGADKHDAWNRTTVLHVQAAKAHCYYVVVKSFTEVIEKLEKEPAIQQVLKPLCDLFALHGLLTNAGDFLHDGFLSGAQADMARTAYLDLLLLIRKDAILLTDAFDFTDQSLNSALGCYDGNVYERLFEWVQRSPTNTEPNPAYEKYLRPLIQRGRSKL from the exons ATGGGCAGCCCAGTGCATCGCGTGTCGTTCAGGGACGCCTGGAGCAGGCAAGTGAACCCTGACATAGAGAGCGAGAGGGGCGAGCCGTCCTTCGATGTGGAACGTCTCACCAACATCCTTGACGAAGGGGCCCAGAACACTGCAATCCGGAGGCAAGTTG AGAACATCATCTACAGTGACCCAGTGTTCAACATGAAGGATAATTATTTCATGACCCAGAATGAACGTTACAAGGCCGCCGTTCAGAAGAGAGTCCACAGTCTGATGACAATGCAACGCCTGGGCTGGCCAAAGGATGGTCCCCAAATGAACTATATTTACAG AGCTCTTTCTGGAGAGATCGTCTTCATTTTACACTATATCTTCCTAAAATCCCTTGAGAGCCTGGGCTCAGAGGAGCAGATTGCCAAATGGCACCCGCTCTGCCAAGAGTACCAGATCATCGCTACATATGCCCAGACAGAACTGGGACACG GGTCATATCTTCCGGGCCTGGAGACTGAAGCCACCTATGACCCAGCCACCCAAGAGTTTGAGATTCACAGCCCCACGATGACTGCCACCAAGTGGTGGCCTGGGGACA TGGGACGGTCGGCCACCCACGCCCTGGTCCTGGCCCAGCTGATCTGCTCGGGGGCCCGGCAAGGCATGCACGCCTTTATCGTGCCCATCCGGAGCCTCGAGGACCACACCCCACTTCCAG GAATCACTGTTGGAGACATTGGGCCCAAGATGGACTTAAACCATTTAGACAATGGCTTCCTGCGGCTGGACCACGTGCGGGTCCCCAGGGAGAACATGCTGAATCGCTTTGCACAG GTCTTGCCAGATGGCACCTACGTAAAATTCGGGAAGCCACAGAGCAACTACCTTACCATGGTGGTGACACGAGTGGCGATGCTATCGGGCGAGATCATAATGCAGCTGCAGAAGGCTTGTGTCATCGCCATACGCTACTCAGTCGTCCGCCGCCAATCCCGGCTCCGGCCCAG TGACCCGGAGGCAAAAATCCTGGACTACCAGACGCAGCAACAGAAACTCTTTCCTCCACTGGCCATGGCCTATGCTTTCCATTTCACAGGACTCAGCATCATGGAATTCTTCAAATGCTCCCATGATGCCATTCTGAACAAAGACTTTGACCTCTTGCCAGAG CTCCACGCCCTGAGTGCAGGTCTGAAGGCCCTGATGACGGACTTGTGTGTCCAGGCGGCGGAGATGTGCCGCAGGGCCTGTGGTGGGCATGGCTACTCGATGCTGAGTGGCCTGCCATCCGTGGTCACCACGCTGATAGCCGCCTGCACCTACGAGGGGGAGAATACCGTGCTCTACCTGCAGACGGCCAG GTTTCTGGTGAAGAACTGCCTGAAGGCTCAGGTGCCCCCAGGCACCACATCGCAGAAGTCTCTCCCTCAGTCTGTCACCTATCTCGCCGTGCCCAGCCTGGCCAGGTGCCCAGCCCAGCGGGCAGCCGACTTCCTCTGCCCAGAGCTCTACACCACGGCTTGGGCACACGTGGCAGCCAG GCTCATAAAGGACTCAGTGCATCATTTACAGACCCTGACACAATCCGGGGCCGACAAGCATGACGCGTGGAACCGGACCACTGTCCTACATGTGCAGGCTGCTAAG GCACACTGCTACTATGTCGTCGTGAAGAGTTTTACAGAAGTCATAGAAAAACTGGAAAAGGAGCCAGCAATTCAGCAGGTGCTCAAACCCCTCTGCGACCTCTTTGCCTTACATGGCTTGTTGACTAATGCAGGCGACTTTCTCCATGATGGCTTCCTGTCTGGGGCCCAAGCAGACATGGCGAGAACAGCCTACCTGGACCTCCTCCTCCTGATTCG GAAGGATGCCATCTTATTAACTGATGCTTTTGACTTCACTGACCAGAGTTTAAATTCAGCACTTGGCTGCTATGATGGAAATGTCTATGAACGCCTGTTCGAATGGGTTCAGAGGTCACCAACCAATACTGAG CCGAACCCTGCCTATGAGAAATATTTAAGACCGCTAATACAAAGGGGGAGATCCAAGCTGTGA